The proteins below are encoded in one region of Apium graveolens cultivar Ventura chromosome 4, ASM990537v1, whole genome shotgun sequence:
- the LOC141721662 gene encoding THO complex subunit 3 isoform X2 — protein sequence MKQRRLRNLLWATSKHDVYLMQNYSVMHWSSLLQRGTEVLNVAKPVVPTLTYPGSLGQSLSRVQISTMAVKDNLLVAGGFKGELLCKSLDQSGVAFCTKLATDETAITNNVDIYHNTDGSIRLMTANNDSQVRVFDTVNFACTNHFTFPWSVNNTSVSPDGKLFSVLGDSAECLVADAQSGKVVGTLKGHLDYSFTSAWHPDGNILATGNQDTTCRLWDMRNLSQSLSVLKGRIGAIRAISFSSDGQFMATAEAADFVHIYDTKSGYSTEQEIDLFGEIAGISFSPDTEALFIGIADRTYGSLLEYNRKRYRYYLDSFI from the exons ATGAAACAAAGAAGG TTGAGGAACTTGTTATGGGCAACCTCTAAGCATGATGTGTACCTTATGCAAAACTACTCAGTAATGCACTGGTCTTCACTTCTTCAGAGAGGAACGGAAGTACTCAATGTTGCTAAGCCTGTTGTACCGACTCTG ACATATCCCGGTTCTCTAGGCCAGTCTCTTTCGCGAGTGCAGATTAGTACAATGGCTGTTAAAGACAATCTGCTGGTTGCTGGTGGATTTAAAGGAGAGCTTCTCTGCAAA TCCTTGGACCAATCTGGAGTTGCCTTCTGCACGAAGTTAGCCACAGATGAAACTGCTATAACAAACAATGTGGATATATACCATAATACTGA TGGCTCGATTAGGTTAATGACTGCCAACAACGATTCTCAAGTTAGAGTCTTCGATACTGTGAATTTTGCTTGTACTAATCATTTCACTTTCCCCTGGTCCGTAAAT AACACATCGGTTAGCCCTGATGGAAAATTATTCTCTGTTCTCGGAGACAGTGCAGAATGTTTGGTGGCCGACGCACAATCAGGGAAG GTTGTTGGGACACTTAAAGGACATCTTGACTACTCCTTCACCTCAGCTTGGCATCCTGATGGAAATATTTTAGCGACCGGGAATCAAGACACCACTTGCAGGCTGTGGGACATGAGGAACCTCTCACAATCTCTATCTGTTCTCAAGGGAAGAATCGGGGCAATTAGAGCGATAAGTTTCAGCTCAGATGGCCAGTTTATGGCTACAGCAGAGGCTGCAGACTTTGTTCATATTTATGATACAAAGTCCGGTTACTCCACAGAGCAAGAGATTGATCTTTTTGGGGAGATTGCTGGAATATCGTTCAGTCCGGACACAGAAGCACTATTTATTGGCATTGCAGACCGGACCTATGGTAGCTTATTGGAGTATAACCGAAAAAGATATCGATATTACCTCGATTCTTTCATCTAG
- the LOC141721662 gene encoding putative WD repeat-containing protein C2A9.03 isoform X3: MQNYSVMHWSSLLQRGTEVLNVAKPVVPTLTYPGSLGQSLSRVQISTMAVKDNLLVAGGFKGELLCKSLDQSGVAFCTKLATDETAITNNVDIYHNTDGSIRLMTANNDSQVRVFDTVNFACTNHFTFPWSVNNTSVSPDGKLFSVLGDSAECLVADAQSGKVVGTLKGHLDYSFTSAWHPDGNILATGNQDTTCRLWDMRNLSQSLSVLKGRIGAIRAISFSSDGQFMATAEAADFVHIYDTKSGYSTEQEIDLFGEIAGISFSPDTEALFIGIADRTYGSLLEYNRKRYRYYLDSFI, from the exons ATGCAAAACTACTCAGTAATGCACTGGTCTTCACTTCTTCAGAGAGGAACGGAAGTACTCAATGTTGCTAAGCCTGTTGTACCGACTCTG ACATATCCCGGTTCTCTAGGCCAGTCTCTTTCGCGAGTGCAGATTAGTACAATGGCTGTTAAAGACAATCTGCTGGTTGCTGGTGGATTTAAAGGAGAGCTTCTCTGCAAA TCCTTGGACCAATCTGGAGTTGCCTTCTGCACGAAGTTAGCCACAGATGAAACTGCTATAACAAACAATGTGGATATATACCATAATACTGA TGGCTCGATTAGGTTAATGACTGCCAACAACGATTCTCAAGTTAGAGTCTTCGATACTGTGAATTTTGCTTGTACTAATCATTTCACTTTCCCCTGGTCCGTAAAT AACACATCGGTTAGCCCTGATGGAAAATTATTCTCTGTTCTCGGAGACAGTGCAGAATGTTTGGTGGCCGACGCACAATCAGGGAAG GTTGTTGGGACACTTAAAGGACATCTTGACTACTCCTTCACCTCAGCTTGGCATCCTGATGGAAATATTTTAGCGACCGGGAATCAAGACACCACTTGCAGGCTGTGGGACATGAGGAACCTCTCACAATCTCTATCTGTTCTCAAGGGAAGAATCGGGGCAATTAGAGCGATAAGTTTCAGCTCAGATGGCCAGTTTATGGCTACAGCAGAGGCTGCAGACTTTGTTCATATTTATGATACAAAGTCCGGTTACTCCACAGAGCAAGAGATTGATCTTTTTGGGGAGATTGCTGGAATATCGTTCAGTCCGGACACAGAAGCACTATTTATTGGCATTGCAGACCGGACCTATGGTAGCTTATTGGAGTATAACCGAAAAAGATATCGATATTACCTCGATTCTTTCATCTAG
- the LOC141721663 gene encoding uncharacterized protein LOC141721663, giving the protein MDNLVSKLRNLDAYPKVNEDFYSRTISGGVITLVSSIVMILLFVSELRLYLHAVTETRLVVDTSRGETLKINFDVTFPALRCSMLSLDAMDISGEQHLDIRHHIFKKRIDTNGNVIESREDGIGSPKIEKPLQKHGGRLEHNETYCGSCYGAESSDDDCCNTCEDVREAYRKKGWAITNPDLLDQCRREGFLKQIKDEEGEGCNMYGFLEVNKVAGNFHFAPGKSFQQSNVHVHDLLVFQMDSFNISHKINRLAFGDYFPGVLNPLDGVQWIQEPPSGMYQYFIKVVPTVYTDAGGNAIQSNQFSVTEHFRTADHGRLQSLPGVFFFYDLSPIKVTFSEENVSFLHFLTNVCAIVGGVFTVSGILDSFIYHGQKAIKKKMEIGKFS; this is encoded by the exons ATGGATAATTTAGTGAGTAAGCTTCGTAATTTAGATGCGTATCCGAAGGTCAATGAAGATTTCTATAGCCGTACCATTTCTGGTGGTGTAATTACTCTCGTTTCTTCCATTGTCATGATCTTGCTCTTCGTCTCCGAACTCA GATTGTATCTTCATGCTGTAACAGAAACAAGGCTAGTTGTTGACACTTCGAGAGGGGAGACTCTGAAAATTAAT TTTGATGTGACTTTTCCTGCACTTCGTTGTTCTATGCTCAGTCTCGATGCCATGGATATTAGTGGAGAGCAGCATCTTGACATT AGACATCACATCTTCAAGAAAAGGATCGACACCAATGGAAATGTCATAGAATCAAGGGAGGATGGTATTGGTTCTCCTAAG ATTGAGAAGCCATTACAAAAACACGGTGGTCGGCTGGAACACAATGAAACATATTGCGGTTCATGTTATGGTGCAGAATCA TCGGATGATGATTGTTGCAACACCTGTGAAGATGTCCGTGAAGCATATCGAAAAAAGGGTTGGGCCATCACAAATCCAGATTTGCTTGACCAG TGCAGAAGAGAAGGATTCCTAAAGCAGATCAAGGACGAAGAGGGTGAGGGATGTAATATGTATGGATTTTTGGAAGTTAATAAGGTGGCCGGAAATTTTCATTTTGCACCTGGAAAAAGTTTTCAACAATCAAATGTTCATGTGCATGATTTGCTGGTTTTTCAAATGGATAGTTTCAAT ATAAGTCACAAGATTAATAGATTAGCATTTGGAGACTACTTTCCCGGTGTTTTAAATCCTCTTGATGG CGTGCAATGGATACAAGAACCACCAAGTGGAATGTACCAGTATTTCATCAAG GTGGTACCAACTGTCTACACAGATGCCGGAGGAAATGCCATTCAGTCTAATCAG TTCTCAGTGACAGAGCATTTTAGGACCGCAGATCACGGTCGCCTCCAGTCACTTCCGGGTGTTTTCTTTTTCTACGATCTTTCCCCCATAAAG GTGACTTTCTCAGAGGAAAATGTTTCATTTCTGCACTTTCTGACAAATGTTTGTGCTATAGTTGGCG GTGTTTTCACTGTATCTGGGATATTAGATTCTTTCATATACCATGGTCAAAAGGCAATCAAGAAAAAGATGGAAATAGGTAAATTCAGTTGA